One genomic window of Actinomycetota bacterium includes the following:
- a CDS encoding zinc ribbon domain-containing protein — translation ATENRASQALFSCRRCGHTVNADEHAARNILRAGLAHLAATPAA, via the coding sequence AGCAACCGAGAACCGCGCCAGCCAAGCCCTGTTCTCCTGTCGACGTTGCGGGCACACGGTCAACGCCGACGAACATGCGGCACGCAATATCCTCCGGGCCGGACTGGCCCATCTCGCAGCCACCCCGGCTGCGTGA
- a CDS encoding GNAT family N-acetyltransferase: protein MAITFEWRGEFSSAEANVLHAECFGHAVLGDDEWDWRGQVEGHSLGWVCAREGSELVGFVNVAWDGVVHAFVLDTMVTGRVRRRGVGTRLVEVAVREARAAGCEWLHVDFDDHLRGFYFDACGFRPTNAGLMEL from the coding sequence ATGGCGATCACCTTCGAGTGGCGCGGTGAGTTCAGCAGCGCCGAGGCCAACGTCCTGCATGCCGAGTGCTTCGGCCATGCGGTCCTGGGCGACGACGAGTGGGACTGGCGGGGGCAGGTCGAGGGGCACAGCCTGGGGTGGGTGTGCGCCCGCGAGGGGAGCGAGCTGGTCGGGTTCGTGAACGTGGCCTGGGACGGGGTGGTGCACGCGTTCGTGCTCGACACCATGGTGACGGGCCGGGTGCGAAGGCGCGGGGTCGGGACCCGGCTGGTCGAGGTGGCCGTCCGGGAGGCCAGGGCGGCCGGGTGCGAGTGGCTGCACGTCGACTTCGACGACCACCTGCGGGGGTTCTACTTCGACGCCTGCGGGTTCCGGCCGACCAACGCCGGGCTGATGGAGCTGTAG